The following proteins come from a genomic window of Myxococcales bacterium:
- a CDS encoding galactose mutarotase, producing the protein MSAARFTVEDVRLGGLGDLDAVVLSDTVEGSRVTVVPSRGALVTSLFARGREWLYLDEATLRDRTQNVRGGVPVLFPSPGKLEGERYAFGGHERAMRQHGFARRSAFREVSRTGGPGGQAQVELELTDSEVTRAEYPWPFRLRIRYGLRGAELTLTAEVTNTGAEAMPFALGYHPYFAVPDAAKLECQVPTKSKRAWDNVRREERDLASIDLASGEVDLHLAELAHGAELIAPRGRVTLGGHLNHWVVWTLPGRDFVCLEPWSAPRDALNTGVGLEVLAPGAARAFAETFSVG; encoded by the coding sequence GTGAGCGCCGCTCGTTTCACGGTGGAAGACGTTCGGCTGGGGGGCTTGGGCGACCTCGACGCGGTGGTCCTCTCGGACACCGTCGAGGGCTCGCGCGTGACCGTCGTACCGTCGCGCGGCGCCCTCGTGACCTCGCTCTTCGCGCGAGGCCGAGAGTGGCTCTACCTCGACGAGGCGACGCTGCGCGATCGCACCCAGAACGTGCGCGGCGGAGTGCCAGTGCTCTTTCCCTCGCCCGGGAAGCTCGAGGGCGAGCGGTACGCGTTTGGCGGACACGAGCGCGCGATGAGACAGCACGGCTTCGCGCGCCGCTCTGCTTTCCGCGAGGTGTCGCGTACCGGCGGGCCAGGCGGGCAAGCCCAGGTCGAGCTCGAGCTCACCGACTCTGAGGTCACGCGGGCCGAGTACCCCTGGCCGTTTCGGCTCCGCATCCGCTACGGGCTGCGAGGAGCCGAGCTCACACTGACGGCGGAAGTCACCAACACGGGCGCCGAGGCGATGCCGTTCGCGCTGGGATATCACCCGTATTTCGCCGTGCCCGACGCCGCGAAGCTCGAGTGCCAGGTCCCCACAAAGTCGAAGCGCGCGTGGGACAACGTGCGCCGCGAGGAGCGAGATCTCGCGTCGATCGACCTCGCGTCCGGCGAGGTGGACCTGCACCTCGCGGAGCTCGCGCACGGCGCCGAGCTCATCGCGCCGAGGGGCCGCGTCACGCTCGGCGGGCACCTCAACCACTGGGTGGTGTGGACGCTGCCCGGGCGCGACTTCGTTTGCCTCGAGCCGTGGAGCGCGCCCCGCGACGCCTTGAACACGGGCGTGGGCCTCGAGGTGCTCGCCCCGGGCGCCGCGCGGGCGTTCGCCGAGACGTTCTCCGTGGGCTGA
- a CDS encoding DUF1501 domain-containing protein has product MNPRQPPSHSRRTALQLFSAGALASLFAGPRLARAAEARPAPKAKALIVLWMNGGPSHVDTWDPKPGTRVGGPHKAIRTATPGLSISEHLPELARLSGKLAVVRGLTSKEGNHQRASYLYHTGYAPNPTVDHPSLGGWVSKRLGAPQGGLPAFVSLGGPSRGAGFFGVQHGPFVLQRGGAMPQNVAHAPGVDGQRFDARLRYLDSLEQDFATRTGDPKVEGRRALTGQAVALMRAPQLSAFDLSTTPKATLDAFGDSDFGRGCLVASQLVGAGVRFVEVSLDGWDTHTDNFTRTKKLMGVLDPAFAALLQELERRGLLGTTAVAWMGDFGRTPRINANEGRDHHPGAASAVLAGAGVRGGQVVGETDAEGQKVTKRPVSASALLATLGQLVGLAPDDAAISPVGRPIALTDGGLPVPELLL; this is encoded by the coding sequence GTGAACCCCAGGCAGCCCCCCTCACACTCGCGCCGCACCGCGCTCCAGCTCTTCTCCGCCGGCGCCCTCGCCTCGCTCTTCGCCGGTCCTCGTCTCGCGCGCGCCGCCGAAGCCCGCCCTGCGCCCAAGGCCAAGGCCCTCATCGTGCTCTGGATGAACGGCGGCCCGAGCCACGTCGACACGTGGGATCCCAAGCCGGGCACCCGCGTCGGCGGACCGCACAAGGCGATCCGGACCGCCACGCCGGGGCTCTCGATCAGCGAGCACCTCCCCGAGCTGGCGCGGCTCTCCGGCAAGCTCGCGGTCGTGCGTGGCCTCACCTCGAAGGAGGGGAATCACCAGCGCGCGAGCTACTTGTATCATACAGGTTATGCTCCGAACCCGACGGTGGACCACCCTTCGTTGGGCGGCTGGGTCAGCAAGCGGCTCGGGGCGCCGCAAGGCGGCCTCCCTGCGTTCGTGAGCCTCGGCGGGCCGAGCCGCGGCGCGGGGTTCTTCGGCGTGCAGCACGGCCCGTTCGTGCTCCAGCGGGGCGGAGCGATGCCGCAGAACGTCGCCCACGCGCCCGGGGTCGACGGCCAACGCTTCGACGCCCGCCTGCGCTATCTCGACTCGCTCGAGCAGGACTTCGCGACCCGCACCGGCGATCCGAAGGTCGAGGGACGGCGTGCGCTCACGGGGCAGGCGGTCGCGCTCATGCGCGCTCCGCAGCTCTCCGCGTTCGACCTGTCGACCACACCCAAGGCGACGCTCGACGCGTTTGGCGACAGCGACTTCGGTCGCGGCTGCCTCGTCGCGAGCCAGCTCGTGGGCGCCGGCGTCCGCTTCGTGGAGGTGTCTCTCGATGGCTGGGACACCCACACCGACAACTTCACGCGCACGAAGAAGCTCATGGGCGTGCTCGATCCCGCGTTCGCCGCGCTGCTTCAAGAGCTCGAGCGTCGCGGCCTCCTCGGGACGACGGCCGTCGCGTGGATGGGAGACTTCGGGCGGACCCCGCGCATCAACGCCAACGAGGGGCGAGATCATCACCCCGGCGCGGCGTCTGCGGTGCTCGCCGGCGCGGGCGTGCGGGGTGGCCAGGTGGTCGGCGAGACCGACGCCGAGGGGCAGAAGGTGACGAAGCGCCCCGTGAGCGCCAGCGCGCTGCTCGCGACGCTCGGGCAGCTCGTCGGCCTCGCGCCGGACGACGCCGCGATCTCGCCCGTCGGGCGGCCGATTGCCTTGACCGACGGCGGCCTCCCCGTGCCGGAGCTCCTCCTGTGA
- a CDS encoding DUF1549 domain-containing protein, whose amino-acid sequence MKALLLFASLAAVSACGGPPAPPGPPPVPSQVAAKPAAPPPADGTFSPRSVDEALRAAWTAAGIVPAKPADDATWLRRVYFDVVGAPPAPGEVVAFLADRSADKRARKVEELLASPAYVAHWTNYWEEVLLGHEARDQRLDRAAFRAWLHARIAANSPWDVVVSELVSATGQNGDGGPRGLLGMDAPTSDGMMPASAASAPDGAGDAVNGAVNYSLRFATPQDLAGAASRTFLGVQIQCAQCHDHKTEKWKQDDFRRFTATFLHAEVQQVDKGPVKGAVRRMTVRDVARIPGRYSKNEELVPIAAATPTALDGTAVDRGKDSRKTLAAWMTSPQNPWFAKAYANRIWAHFLGRGFANPVDDLRDSNPATQPELLGRVAKDFAARKFDPKSLIRLLCATEVYGLASSGGENLGEGNVLWAKFRLVPLGPEELLNHLLAATRLEQAAESAGLRNLPAIKAQVSRSYTFLFDIDEESDAPRFEGNVAQALSLLNGHVTGFGTRALPGTGLAEVLAAPGDDGSKVDALYLRTLSRTPTAAERERALAFVREGATRPAPSAAPAPVEPPRGEGGKAGAGGKAGKAGKAGKAGKAGKGGKGGANVDLPQLQRLAARAGATDPRTRAFEDLFWALLNSSESLFNH is encoded by the coding sequence ATGAAGGCTCTCCTCCTCTTCGCCTCGCTCGCCGCGGTCTCCGCGTGCGGCGGGCCGCCCGCGCCTCCCGGCCCCCCGCCCGTGCCCTCGCAGGTCGCGGCGAAGCCGGCGGCGCCGCCCCCCGCGGACGGGACCTTCTCGCCCCGCTCGGTCGACGAGGCGCTCCGAGCGGCGTGGACTGCGGCGGGGATCGTCCCCGCGAAGCCTGCCGACGACGCGACATGGCTCCGCCGGGTGTACTTCGACGTCGTGGGGGCCCCGCCCGCGCCCGGGGAGGTGGTCGCGTTCCTGGCCGATCGATCGGCCGACAAGCGGGCGCGCAAGGTGGAGGAGCTCCTCGCGTCGCCGGCCTACGTGGCCCACTGGACCAATTACTGGGAGGAGGTCCTCCTTGGGCACGAGGCCCGGGATCAGCGCCTCGATCGGGCCGCGTTTCGCGCCTGGCTCCACGCGCGCATCGCAGCGAACTCCCCGTGGGACGTGGTGGTGTCGGAGCTCGTCTCGGCGACAGGGCAGAACGGCGACGGCGGTCCTCGTGGCCTGCTGGGAATGGACGCACCCACGAGCGACGGGATGATGCCCGCCTCCGCGGCGAGCGCCCCAGACGGCGCGGGCGACGCCGTGAACGGAGCGGTGAACTACTCGCTTCGCTTCGCGACGCCGCAGGACCTGGCCGGCGCAGCTTCGCGCACGTTCCTCGGCGTGCAGATCCAGTGCGCGCAGTGCCACGACCACAAGACCGAGAAGTGGAAGCAGGACGACTTCCGGCGGTTCACCGCGACGTTCCTCCACGCGGAGGTGCAGCAGGTCGACAAAGGGCCCGTGAAGGGCGCGGTGCGCCGCATGACGGTGCGCGACGTCGCGCGCATTCCCGGACGCTACTCGAAGAACGAGGAGCTCGTGCCGATCGCGGCCGCGACGCCGACGGCGCTCGACGGCACGGCGGTCGACCGCGGGAAAGACAGCCGCAAAACGCTCGCCGCGTGGATGACGAGCCCGCAGAACCCGTGGTTCGCGAAGGCCTACGCGAATCGCATATGGGCCCACTTCCTGGGCCGCGGCTTCGCGAACCCCGTGGACGACCTTCGGGACTCGAACCCCGCGACGCAGCCCGAGCTGCTCGGGCGGGTGGCGAAGGATTTCGCGGCGCGCAAGTTCGATCCCAAGTCCCTCATTCGCCTCCTCTGCGCGACCGAGGTGTACGGGCTCGCCTCGAGCGGGGGCGAGAACCTGGGCGAGGGGAACGTTCTCTGGGCGAAGTTTCGCCTCGTGCCGCTCGGGCCAGAGGAGCTCCTCAACCACCTCCTCGCCGCCACGCGCCTCGAGCAGGCCGCGGAATCGGCGGGCCTTCGCAACCTGCCGGCCATCAAGGCCCAGGTCTCGCGCAGCTACACGTTCCTCTTCGACATCGACGAGGAGAGCGACGCGCCGCGCTTCGAGGGGAACGTCGCGCAGGCGCTCTCCCTGTTGAACGGCCACGTGACGGGCTTTGGTACGCGGGCCCTCCCGGGCACGGGGCTCGCCGAGGTGCTCGCGGCGCCCGGGGACGACGGCTCGAAGGTCGACGCGCTCTACCTTCGCACCCTCTCGCGGACCCCGACCGCCGCGGAGCGGGAACGGGCCCTCGCGTTCGTGCGCGAGGGGGCCACTCGGCCCGCGCCGAGCGCCGCGCCCGCGCCCGTCGAGCCGCCGCGAGGCGAGGGTGGAAAGGCCGGGGCAGGCGGCAAGGCGGGCAAGGCCGGCAAGGCCGGCAAGGCCGGCAAGGCCGGCAAGGGCGGCAAGGGCGGCGCCAACGTCGACCTCCCGCAGCTCCAGCGCCTCGCGGCGCGTGCAGGCGCGACCGATCCGCGGACGCGCGCCTTCGAGGACCTCTTCTGGGCCCTCCTCAACTCGAGCGAGTCGCTCTTCAATCACTGA
- a CDS encoding 1-acyl-sn-glycerol-3-phosphate acyltransferase: MLVEMASSVHPVRRLLTQVFRMAARTYFRSIEVVGDVPVANVGSRLFASNHVNALVDPILVVTTAACPISPVAKSTLWNIPGLAPLLDIADAVPIVRRRDAPNKSATDNDEVFERIAGHLHGGGNILIFPEGTSHNEPHLVALRSGAGRMLARAKADGARDLEVQAVGLEFDERNVFRSRVLVVYGPVVRVADLGDLEGDALAERITELLDAGLRGLVVEGQTWEARVLVTRVAELLGAELEDTSLEAWNAIGRRVKAARALLRDDDALVTEASDAVTEYYAALGEARTSDLAVRDGGTGYRPARLPSLLFLLAVLPLALFGAVVYTLPYQVPRLVVRATKEESSDLTSTYKLGAGLVLFPLWALVGCVIAALTLPPGAAVACIAALLTSPFAALAWQDRLPRLADTFWLLLGRGTRLAHLRGLRARALDAIAKARARAEALEGA, translated from the coding sequence ATGCTCGTGGAGATGGCGAGCTCCGTGCACCCCGTCCGCCGGCTGCTCACCCAAGTGTTCCGCATGGCCGCGCGCACGTACTTCCGCTCGATCGAGGTCGTAGGCGACGTGCCGGTCGCGAACGTGGGCTCGCGCCTCTTCGCGAGCAACCACGTGAACGCCCTCGTGGATCCGATCCTCGTCGTCACGACCGCGGCGTGCCCAATCTCGCCTGTGGCGAAGAGCACCCTCTGGAACATCCCGGGGCTGGCGCCGCTCCTCGACATCGCCGACGCCGTGCCCATCGTTCGGCGACGGGACGCGCCGAACAAGTCGGCGACGGACAACGACGAGGTCTTCGAGCGAATCGCAGGACACCTCCACGGTGGCGGCAACATTCTCATTTTTCCCGAAGGCACGAGCCACAACGAGCCGCACCTCGTCGCGCTGCGCTCCGGCGCCGGGCGCATGCTCGCGCGGGCGAAGGCGGACGGCGCGCGCGACCTCGAGGTTCAGGCGGTCGGCCTCGAGTTCGACGAGCGCAACGTGTTTCGGTCGCGCGTGCTCGTCGTGTACGGGCCGGTAGTGCGCGTCGCGGACCTGGGCGACCTCGAGGGCGACGCGCTGGCCGAGCGCATCACCGAGCTCCTCGACGCCGGCCTGCGTGGGCTCGTCGTCGAGGGCCAGACGTGGGAAGCGCGCGTGCTCGTCACTCGCGTCGCCGAGCTGCTCGGCGCGGAGCTCGAGGACACCTCCCTCGAGGCTTGGAACGCCATCGGGCGGCGCGTGAAGGCGGCGCGCGCGCTGCTCCGCGACGACGACGCGCTCGTGACCGAGGCGAGCGACGCGGTCACCGAGTACTACGCCGCCCTCGGCGAGGCCCGAACGAGCGACCTCGCGGTGCGCGACGGCGGCACCGGGTACCGGCCCGCACGCCTCCCGTCGCTGCTGTTCCTCCTCGCGGTGCTCCCGCTCGCGCTCTTCGGAGCGGTCGTCTACACCCTGCCCTACCAGGTGCCCCGGCTCGTCGTGCGGGCCACCAAGGAAGAGTCCTCGGACCTCACCTCGACCTACAAGCTTGGCGCGGGGCTCGTGCTCTTTCCGTTGTGGGCCCTCGTCGGCTGCGTGATCGCCGCGCTCACGTTGCCTCCGGGCGCCGCCGTGGCGTGCATCGCCGCGCTCCTCACGAGCCCCTTCGCGGCGCTCGCCTGGCAAGACCGCCTCCCCCGCCTGGCCGACACGTTCTGGCTGTTGCTCGGGCGAGGCACGCGCCTCGCGCACCTGCGCGGTCTCCGCGCGCGGGCGCTCGACGCCATCGCGAAGGCGCGGGCCCGCGCCGAGGCCCTCGAGGGAGCGTGA
- a CDS encoding EamA family transporter yields the protein MSDPRARVGVTSALPAPPVARALVVAAAVLWSGGGVGVKLLPGCEARTIAGVRAVFAALVMGTALLATRGARGAAAPLRRPRVWGAAVSYAVMVVCFVIAAKLTTAANAILLQYTAPIYVAMVSPALLRERVRPRDLTAVAATLVGMVLFFFGELSLAGMTGNIIAIASGFGFAGLPVFLRLDELARRREGLVEDPSAPLVAMTLGNVLAAVACSSRIAAAPPTTGAEWKVLALLGAFQIGLPYLLYARAVRALPALESSLLASIEPVLAPLWVVIATGERPSRGALIGGALIVGAVTFQAAGKRPTPAPRATGRGR from the coding sequence GTGAGCGATCCGCGCGCCCGCGTGGGCGTCACCTCGGCGCTGCCCGCCCCGCCCGTCGCGCGGGCCCTCGTCGTCGCGGCCGCCGTGCTGTGGAGCGGCGGCGGCGTGGGCGTGAAGCTCCTCCCCGGATGCGAGGCGCGCACGATCGCCGGCGTCCGCGCGGTATTCGCGGCCCTCGTGATGGGCACCGCGCTCCTCGCGACGCGGGGCGCGCGAGGGGCGGCGGCGCCGCTGCGGCGGCCGCGGGTGTGGGGAGCCGCCGTGAGCTACGCGGTCATGGTCGTGTGCTTCGTGATCGCGGCGAAGCTCACCACCGCGGCGAACGCGATCCTTCTCCAGTACACCGCGCCGATCTACGTGGCGATGGTGTCGCCCGCGCTGCTGCGCGAGCGGGTGCGGCCACGGGATCTCACGGCGGTCGCGGCCACACTCGTGGGCATGGTGCTCTTTTTCTTCGGAGAGCTGTCTCTCGCCGGGATGACCGGCAACATCATCGCCATCGCGTCCGGCTTCGGCTTCGCCGGGCTCCCGGTGTTCCTGCGCCTCGACGAGCTCGCGCGCCGCCGCGAGGGTCTGGTCGAGGACCCGTCGGCGCCGCTCGTGGCGATGACGCTCGGCAACGTTCTGGCCGCCGTCGCCTGCTCGTCCCGCATCGCTGCGGCCCCACCCACGACCGGCGCGGAGTGGAAGGTGCTGGCGCTCCTCGGGGCGTTCCAGATTGGGCTCCCCTACCTCCTCTACGCCCGCGCGGTGCGCGCGCTGCCCGCGCTCGAGAGCTCGCTGCTCGCGTCCATCGAACCTGTGCTGGCCCCGCTCTGGGTGGTGATCGCGACGGGCGAGCGTCCGAGCCGCGGCGCGCTGATCGGCGGCGCGCTCATCGTCGGCGCCGTGACCTTCCAGGCCGCAGGCAAGCGCCCTACGCCGGCGCCGCGCGCGACCGGGCGTGGTCGATAG
- a CDS encoding HupE/UreJ family protein, with product MARGRLPFAPFAPFAPFAPLARRWRALRGALLWFLASALGPRMASAHTLGLSSGEYKVTGAEVSARVSFAVADGLRLVPALDADGDGRVSASEVPRASAALGRALAEGIVVVADGSPCRARLTDAALTEGDGLLFELAFACEAAPRELVLSLPLLETLGESHRHVARTVGQATSDALLSAKDSRVTFRAPEAPAAAAEGPPRPAPRPRASSPSTQGFRFALSVREHLLVLVGLALVPWTRRARFGAVVAFAVGHAAALSSELAWPRAAGVAAGALIALLALAALPARASPDEPEPLVVSSRGRWLVGAPLGFAVGLAFATHAPALDLAHASSATRLGFGVGVWLAHLSIVTCAAWLVRYARAQHALSPRARRAMAVSLALVGALAAVVHALERQAG from the coding sequence TTGGCTCGCGGTCGCCTGCCCTTCGCGCCGTTCGCACCGTTCGCGCCGTTCGCGCCGCTTGCTCGGCGGTGGCGCGCGCTCCGGGGCGCTCTCCTCTGGTTCCTCGCGTCGGCGCTCGGCCCGCGCATGGCGTCAGCGCACACGCTGGGGCTCTCGTCGGGCGAGTACAAGGTGACGGGCGCGGAGGTGTCGGCCCGCGTGTCCTTCGCGGTGGCCGATGGGTTGCGCCTCGTGCCCGCGCTCGACGCGGACGGCGACGGTCGGGTGTCCGCCTCGGAGGTGCCGCGCGCCTCTGCCGCTCTCGGCCGCGCGCTCGCGGAGGGCATCGTGGTCGTGGCCGACGGCAGCCCGTGCCGCGCACGCCTGACCGACGCGGCGTTGACCGAGGGCGACGGGCTGCTGTTCGAGCTCGCGTTCGCGTGTGAGGCCGCGCCGCGAGAGCTCGTCCTGTCGCTCCCGCTCCTCGAGACCCTCGGCGAGAGTCACCGCCACGTCGCGCGCACCGTCGGCCAGGCCACGAGCGATGCGCTGCTCTCGGCGAAGGACTCGCGCGTGACGTTTCGCGCGCCCGAAGCGCCTGCGGCGGCGGCCGAGGGACCGCCCCGGCCCGCGCCGCGTCCTCGCGCGTCGAGCCCGTCGACGCAGGGCTTTCGGTTCGCGCTCTCGGTGCGCGAGCACCTGCTCGTGCTCGTGGGCCTCGCGCTCGTGCCGTGGACGCGTCGCGCGCGCTTCGGGGCGGTCGTCGCTTTCGCCGTGGGGCACGCGGCGGCGCTCTCGAGCGAGCTCGCGTGGCCGCGGGCCGCGGGCGTCGCGGCCGGGGCGCTGATCGCGCTCCTCGCGCTGGCCGCGCTTCCGGCGCGCGCGAGCCCCGACGAGCCCGAGCCGCTCGTCGTCTCGTCGCGGGGACGGTGGCTCGTCGGGGCGCCGCTCGGCTTCGCCGTGGGGCTCGCGTTCGCGACTCACGCTCCCGCGCTCGACCTCGCGCACGCCTCGAGCGCGACGCGGCTCGGCTTCGGGGTCGGCGTGTGGCTCGCGCACCTCTCCATCGTCACGTGCGCGGCGTGGCTCGTGCGCTACGCCCGCGCGCAGCACGCGCTCTCGCCCCGCGCGCGCCGCGCGATGGCGGTCTCGCTCGCGCTGGTCGGAGCGCTCGCCGCGGTCGTACACGCCCTCGAACGTCAGGCTGGCTGA
- the tsaA gene encoding tRNA (N6-threonylcarbamoyladenosine(37)-N6)-methyltransferase TrmO, which produces MVTLRPIGYARTPYREKAEAPRQPLAARGVEGRVEVFTRYGDALADLEGFDRILLTFGFDRAPPTSSLKVQPPRSPVKRGVFATRSPHRPNGLGLSVVGLARVERCTLHVFDVDLLDRTPVYDIKPYLAYTDAFPDARAGWLAEDGPASAAIRGTPADPRAPYVVSLRPEAKLACDFVERETGLALERRAREHLALGPEPHAYRRIRRDGDVSVLAVKEWRVAFVETGPRALEVVRVRSGCSPRDLARDRDDLAVHREFVARFGA; this is translated from the coding sequence GTGGTGACGCTCCGGCCGATCGGCTACGCGCGGACCCCCTACCGCGAGAAGGCCGAGGCCCCACGGCAGCCGCTCGCCGCCCGCGGCGTCGAAGGGCGCGTGGAGGTGTTCACGCGCTACGGCGACGCGCTCGCCGACCTCGAGGGCTTCGACCGCATCCTCCTCACGTTTGGCTTCGATCGCGCACCGCCGACCTCGAGCCTCAAGGTGCAGCCGCCGCGGAGCCCCGTGAAGCGCGGCGTCTTCGCCACGCGTTCGCCCCACCGGCCGAACGGGCTAGGGCTCTCGGTGGTCGGCCTCGCGCGGGTGGAACGGTGCACCTTGCATGTGTTCGACGTGGACCTCCTCGACCGCACGCCGGTGTACGACATCAAGCCCTACCTCGCCTACACCGACGCCTTCCCCGACGCGCGCGCGGGGTGGCTCGCGGAGGACGGGCCGGCCTCCGCGGCGATCCGCGGCACGCCCGCCGATCCGCGCGCACCGTACGTGGTCTCGCTGCGACCCGAGGCGAAGCTCGCGTGCGACTTCGTCGAGCGCGAGACCGGCCTCGCGCTCGAGCGGCGAGCGCGGGAGCACCTCGCCCTCGGCCCCGAGCCGCACGCCTACAGGCGGATCCGCCGCGACGGAGACGTATCGGTCCTCGCCGTGAAGGAGTGGCGCGTCGCCTTCGTCGAGACGGGCCCGCGGGCGCTCGAGGTGGTGCGCGTGCGCTCGGGCTGCTCGCCCCGCGATCTCGCGCGCGACCGCGACGACCTCGCGGTCCACCGGGAGTTCGTGGCCCGGTTTGGGGCGTGA
- a CDS encoding creatininase family protein: MQLFSDDTPRARAALSRGAPAFLLVNPIEYHGPHLSLRNDHLVSLGVARDLHAELRRRAGLLRAPNETYPLLVTRDLDVGVEPTPGPGSQPVDYFTVRRAVIEACRELDALGASRVVLVTFHGSPLHAFALEAGVRWLRRRGVRAISPMNELLHELLAAEAPEAAGARYAEAYAHLPAARARELMADIASDFHGGFFETSLALHYAPESVRAFYTKIPDCAPFAGPRLVERGAARLRRLGERGRARAQEVALVARCAAWLSLRPFPGYTGAPSLATPEAGRVFARELTALFGDAADAALHRGEAPRPPPLGWLRWATLYGRVGVHAGPGDMLRFDEREAEGARPLG, from the coding sequence GTGCAGCTGTTCTCAGACGACACGCCGCGCGCGCGGGCGGCGCTCAGCCGCGGCGCCCCCGCCTTCTTGCTCGTGAACCCCATCGAGTACCACGGCCCGCACCTCTCGCTGCGCAACGACCACCTCGTCAGCCTCGGCGTGGCCCGCGATCTTCACGCAGAGCTCCGTCGCCGCGCCGGGCTCCTGCGGGCTCCCAACGAGACGTACCCGCTGCTCGTGACCCGCGACCTCGACGTGGGCGTCGAGCCAACGCCGGGGCCGGGGAGCCAGCCGGTCGACTACTTCACGGTCCGCCGGGCCGTGATCGAGGCCTGCCGCGAGCTCGATGCGCTCGGCGCCTCGCGGGTGGTCCTCGTGACCTTCCACGGCAGCCCGCTGCACGCCTTCGCGCTCGAGGCGGGCGTCCGCTGGCTGCGCCGGCGCGGCGTGCGGGCGATTTCCCCGATGAACGAGCTGCTGCACGAGCTCCTCGCTGCCGAGGCGCCCGAGGCGGCGGGCGCAAGGTACGCCGAAGCCTACGCCCACCTCCCCGCGGCCCGCGCGCGCGAGCTCATGGCCGACATCGCCTCAGATTTTCACGGCGGTTTCTTCGAGACGAGCCTCGCGCTGCACTACGCGCCGGAGTCGGTGCGTGCATTCTACACAAAGATCCCCGACTGCGCGCCCTTCGCCGGGCCGCGCCTCGTCGAGCGGGGGGCGGCCCGCCTGCGCCGCCTCGGGGAGCGAGGGCGAGCGCGCGCCCAGGAGGTCGCGCTCGTCGCTCGGTGCGCCGCGTGGCTCTCGCTGCGCCCGTTCCCTGGCTACACCGGCGCGCCGTCGCTCGCGACGCCGGAGGCGGGGCGCGTCTTTGCGCGTGAGCTGACCGCGCTGTTTGGCGACGCCGCGGACGCAGCGCTCCACCGGGGCGAGGCGCCGAGGCCCCCTCCGCTCGGGTGGCTTCGCTGGGCCACCTTGTATGGTCGCGTCGGCGTCCACGCGGGACCCGGCGACATGCTGCGCTTCGACGAGCGCGAGGCCGAGGGCGCGCGCCCGCTCGGATGA